CCCTCCACATCCTCTGCATAAGAATAAACCTCTATACCATTTTTTAGTGCCACCTCCTTTGCCTTTGGGTCTACCATAGGCGATATTATTATGGCTCTGCTAACCTTTACGCCTTCCTTAGATTGGTAAAAGTCTAACTTTCTTAAAAAGGCATACACATCAGCCTTACTCATAGAGGACTTTATCTCCGCCACTATTATCTCGCCATTTTTAATAATAAGGTCAAGCTCTATCTGGTCTGGTCTTCCAAAAACTATACCTTCCTTGTCGTAGTTGATATATCTTTCCACCTTTACAGGAAAACTCTCCTCAAGTATACCCTTGAGAGCATTCCTAAAAGATTCCTCAGAATGTAGCCCCCAGCGAGCTCCAAGAGCACCAATAGTAGAGTCATGTTTCCTGCTTAGCCTTTTTACCTCTTCCATGAGAGTCTGTATAGCTTTGCTGTGTTCTTCAAGTATCTTGGAATGTTGCATAAGTATTTCTCTTTGCTCCTCAAGAGCTTTCTTATACTCCTCCCACTTTCTTTCAGACTCTTCCCTTTGCCTTTCTAACTCTGCCCACATTTTATCTCTTTCTTGTATGTATTGCTCCCATCTTTTGTTAGACTCTTCCCTTTGTCTTTCCAACTCCGCCCACATTCTCTCCCTATCTTCCAAATACTCCTGCCACCTCTTCTCGGACTCCTCTCTTAGTCTTACCAGTTCCTCATAGAGCTTTTCTATCCTATCTTCGGTCTTATCCTTCTCTGCAAAGCTGTCTTTTAGTAGGTCTTTGATATAAGCCTTTATAACGGGGTCTTCCTTAATAATTTCTGGCAATACCTTAAGAACAAGCCTCTTTAGCTCTTCAAGGTTTTGTGCCTGCATGATAGTAAATTATAAGCCTAAGCCTCTAAGATTCTTGATATAAATCATTCTGAAAGTCCTTGCACAACCCTTAAAATATAGCAAAACCCATAGGGAGGTAAAACCATGGCACAGACTGTAAACCTAAAAGGCAACCCTGTTGCCCTTTGCGGACCTACTCTAAAGGTTGGAGACCCTGCTCCAGTAGCTTACGTGGTCACAAAGGACCTTCAAGAAATAGCTATAGGTGGACCAAGTGACAAGGTGCAGGTGATAATCACCGTCCCATCCTTGGACACTCCCGTATGTGAGACAGAGACCAAAAAATTCAACGAGCTTATGGCAGGTATGGAAGGCGTGGCAGTGTGCGTTATTTCTATGGACCTTCCCTTTGCTCAAAAGAGGTTCTGCGAAAGCTTTAATATTGGCAATGTGGTGGTAGCCTCTGACTTCAGATACAGAGACATGGAGAAGTATGGCGTGCTCATATCCGAGGGTGCTCTCAAGGGTATTCTCGCAAGGGCTATATTTGTGGTAGACAAGCAGGGTAAAATAGCCTACATACAGCTTGTGCCAGAGATAACCCAAGAGCCAAACTACGACGAAGTGGTAGCCAAAGTAAGGGAGCTTTTATAAAAAACTGGGGGGCTTTGCCCTCCTTGTTGTTCTTAATAACCAATGAGGAGGAAGGGGTTTTTAACTTATAATAAAAGGGAGGAGGTAGTATCGTGGAAAGGGAAAGGCTCTATTCTAAGAAGTTAAACGCCGGCAAAAGAACATATTTTTTTGATATTAAGAAGGGTAGGGATGGCTCCGCCTACTTGGTGATAACAGAGTGGACACAAGACAAAAAGCACAGGTTAATGGTCTTTGAGGATAGAGTGGAAGCCTTTATGTCCATCCTTCAGGAAGCGGTGGACAAGATGAAGGAAGTAAAGTAAAGTTTTATATATTCCACAGGAGGTGGGAGACATGAAGGCACTCATCCTCCTTATTCCTTTACTTAGCTTTGCCATTGAGGATTGTAGACCTTCCATAAGCATTGAGCAAGCCATAAACAACGCAAGACAGTATGTAGGAACTGT
This DNA window, taken from Aquificaceae bacterium, encodes the following:
- a CDS encoding DUF3782 domain-containing protein, yielding MQAQNLEELKRLVLKVLPEIIKEDPVIKAYIKDLLKDSFAEKDKTEDRIEKLYEELVRLREESEKRWQEYLEDRERMWAELERQREESNKRWEQYIQERDKMWAELERQREESERKWEEYKKALEEQREILMQHSKILEEHSKAIQTLMEEVKRLSRKHDSTIGALGARWGLHSEESFRNALKGILEESFPVKVERYINYDKEGIVFGRPDQIELDLIIKNGEIIVAEIKSSMSKADVYAFLRKLDFYQSKEGVKVSRAIIISPMVDPKAKEVALKNGIEVYSYAEDVEG
- the tpx gene encoding thiol peroxidase; protein product: MAQTVNLKGNPVALCGPTLKVGDPAPVAYVVTKDLQEIAIGGPSDKVQVIITVPSLDTPVCETETKKFNELMAGMEGVAVCVISMDLPFAQKRFCESFNIGNVVVASDFRYRDMEKYGVLISEGALKGILARAIFVVDKQGKIAYIQLVPEITQEPNYDEVVAKVRELL
- a CDS encoding DUF3276 family protein gives rise to the protein MERERLYSKKLNAGKRTYFFDIKKGRDGSAYLVITEWTQDKKHRLMVFEDRVEAFMSILQEAVDKMKEVK